The following DNA comes from Triticum aestivum cultivar Chinese Spring chromosome 3D, IWGSC CS RefSeq v2.1, whole genome shotgun sequence.
CTAGCTATCCTTACCGTGTTAATCTTgatgatggatcgatgcccattagCCACGACGCTAATTTGGTTGTTTGTGCAGGATAATCTTGATGCTGGGTCAGTGGGCAAGATAGTTGATTGCGTCAATTCTCTGAAGTCCTATCAGGAGCGAAAGAAATGCAGCGGAACCTATGGGCCAGTCAAGTATATGAAATCACCTCTTGCACCACGCTCTGCAATTCATGTTCAGTCTGAAAATGTCACTTTAGGATCTTCTACCCCTCAAAAGTGTCTAGACTTGACAGAGATTGATGCCGAGGGACAATCTTCTCAAAACGTGGGTCCTAACATGGAAGGTTTGTGATGCACTTTACTTTGCAAGTTTTGTACACTTATAGTGCTTAAATGTTTCTAGCTAATAAGTAACCTCTGTCGCCATATGGATGCTGCTGCTTTAGTTGATTTCTCAATTAATTGTGCTATTTATGTTTTGCTCCAttgtttttaaggcggtaaggcgacCTAAGGAGAGCACCACCCGCTCTAGCGCCTAGGCGACGCCTAAGCGCCTAAGGCGGGCATATTTGTAAGGCGCTGCCTGGGCGCCTTATCGCCTAAGCGTCGCCTAAGCGTCCAAGGCAGGACGCCTTAAAAACAATGTTTTGCTCCATGCATTAACTAATTTCAGCGACTTGGTTAAACATAGTATCTGATGAATAATTCGACCATCTATGTATTGTGCATTTGCAGAGGCAATTGGAAAACTTCAGAGGATTATTCTTGATTGCATGATAAGCTGCAAGGAAAATCTGAACCAGGACGTTCTTAAAAAGGTCCGTAGTCAACAATTTTTTTGGTTGAATGTACAGAACCATGTATCAGTTTTCTGATATGGCTAAACTTATTTTCCAGGATCCAGTAACGCTAGTTGGCACTATTTTATCAAATCAGCTGGAAAAAGAACAGGTGACTTATCTATTGAATTCTTCCTCTCAAATGCCATATGTATTTGTTGACGCTAGCCTCACCAATTTAGTCACACTCAGGCTCACTTTTGTTTTATAGGCAGGCCGCAACAGTAAGCACCTGCGTCTTTCCATATTCGGTATAAGACATCTTTTCTGAAAAATGCCTGTGTCAAATGGTTGAGAATCCACATACATATGTGGTTCCTTCGCCATTAGTTGCAGTGTTATTGTTCACATGACATCTCAGTATAATTTTGCATATCATAAGTTGATGTCTACTCAAAGCGTTGTTGCACCAAATATTTTCCATTTCTTATCATCATCTCAACTAAATTGTGTTGTCTTATTCTTTTCATGCACACTTATATTCATGCTCAATTTAGTGCACACCAATATGTGTGATATGTGAACTTCTTTCCATATATTAGTGATTATTACATCATAACTTAAGTATATTACTGTTACCACACTGTAATACTGGGAGAGATGTTAGAACTACATCTTTCTACGTAAAACAAAGAACAAGTTCTGTATAAAAGTAACAATACTGATACCGTAGAAATGTAGAACTATGAGGAATCTTAACTTTATTTCCTACTCTTGGCGGTTGGGTTCCTCCTAACGAATGAAACCGATGGAGTTTGTATTTGTTTTATTACTCTGAAGCACAGCTTTTAGAAAATACCATGTGATACAAGCAGACACTAAGATCTTCGATCTTTCATATTTCTCAGTTCTGAATTTTAAACTGTGGTTATACCAAGTTCCTTTTGTTTGTGTTGTCAGACTTGTGCATTTTGTGCAATGAATTATATGGCCTTGCAGGCTGGTATAGTTGGTCTACATTTCTGTTCGCCGGTCTATCAGGATTTTTCCAATTGGAAATTTTCCTTTTTAGCGCCTCTTAATATTTTATCAAGGCTAATTACAGCTGACATCAATGCCTTTTATGCAGTTCAAACCACTCCTTCAACTTATTTCTCCAGAAGGGGCTGCTACGAAAAATGAACCAAATCAACATATCGAGGTAATGTTTAAATACTGCAATGTCCTTTTCCATTTATCTGCAGAAGTTAGCGGAAATGACTTGGACAATATTTTTCTCAAGAGAGAAGCAAAAGCTTTGTGTTTATAGAATAATAGAATGAAAAGCATGGTTGACAAGCCTAAAGACACCTAAGCAATATGTAGCTGCTATGCCATATTGGCAGCTAAAGATTTCATGCATCGCCTTTAATCTCATGAATAAACTTTTAAAATGTGCAACTAGAGAATAGCCATTTTAGTATTTGGCTGTGATACAGGTTCATAACCTGACATTCTATCAGTTTTTCCTCATAGTTATGGTAACAGGCTACATATATCTTTGCTGATTTGACTATGTACTTCACATCTGGGATGCGTAATAAATGCCGGTGCTGAAGCCTGAAGAACACAATACCAGAATAAACTCTTACTCTGTTTAAAAATGTTGTTATAGGGTAGAGAAAAGGTCGAATAACTCTAGCTTCTGAGGAGTTCCCCCAAGACATTTATTTCCGCAACACTTCAGTGACGAATTATGACACTTAGCTCAAATTTTGTACATCATTGTGATGCATTTTTTTCTTTCAGTGTTCAAACTCGCAGAATGAGAATAGACTGCGTCTCTTGGAAGCACAGGAATCTGAACTTTTGGTGAGATCTCATGCTGCTAACTAAAGTATATTCAAGTTTGATAGTCAGCATCATCCATTTAAGGTTTTCTTAAAATAAACGTGTTTTTGAGATACTGCAATGATCTTATATGTTCCTTAAATGGCAAGTTTACCTCTTTGTGGGTTCAACAACAGTTTGCTCAGCACTCAGTTTGTACTTTGTAATGGCATGACTTATTTTACAGGAGCTCAAGACAATGTTTCAAGAGGTTAAAGTTGATTTCAGGTCTTTGCAGACCCAATTCCAAGATGATATCACAGAATTAGGTATGTTGCTTAAACCTTCGCCAGAGCACACAGTTCCAGGTATTCGAAGTAAGTTCCATTTACAAGCTTTAGCGGTCTGGTGTAACACTGAGACTTACTTTACAGGCCATAACATTCAAGGGATATCCAAAGCTGCTCTTGGCTATAACCAAGCTGTGAAAGAAAACAGAAACCTGTATAACATGCTTCAAGAAGTGCGAGGTATCAGTATAGTTCAGTGTTGTCATGGATGTTACTGTTTTGATGACTTCTAAGAGTTTTTTTTTATAGGGAATATCCGAGTCTTCTGCCGGATAAGACCACTTATGAACTCAAAGTCTATTTCTTCAATTGAACATGTTGGAAATGATGGTTCGATAATGGTTTGTGATCCATATAAGCCACAAACTACACGTAAGATCTTTCAGTTCAACCAAATTTTTGGGCCAACAACCACTCAAGGTAATATGGTCTAAACTTTTCCTCAAAATATTGGTCTAAACTCTACTTGAAGTTGCATGCCCATGTCTTTATCTAATTTTTACATCTTCATGCTCAAATTTCCCCAGATGAGATTTACAGGGAGACGCAATCATTGATTAGATCTGTCATGGATGGTTATAATGTGTGCATATTGGCTTATGGGCAGACAGGTTCTGGCAAAACCCATACAATGGTATAGAGACAAATCATATTTTCTACAGTAACTCCTTATTTTTACTGGACCATATTGAATCACATGTAATTGTTCTTTGTCTGTGCATGATGGTGATTAGTGCGGCCCGTCTGGTGGGTTATCGTCTAACGATCTTGGAATTAATTACATGGCACTGAACGATCTCTTCACTATATCAACTTCTAGAGAAGATGTAAAGTATGATATACGAGTGCAGATGGTTGAAATATACAATGAGCAAGTTCGTGATCTCCTAAGCGAAGATACTTCAAGCACGAAATATCCTTTCATATCTGATGTGCCACTCTTGTTATATTTTTGTCCCAGTGGAATCCAATTTCATAACTGTGTTGGTTCCTGACATTAATTTCACATTAGATATAAGGTCTTCAAGCAATGGTCTGTTCAACCTCCCAGATGCAAAGATGTGCCCAGTTCAGTCCCCTTCTGATGTTATGACTTTGATGCTGCTGGGGGAAAAGCACCGTGCTTCTGGTCCAACAGCAATGAACAATAGAAGCAGTAGATCTCACAGGTTTGAGTTCGCATTATCTGCCCCATTAACCTTTTTGTGTGCTCTTTCAATATTTGCTGCAACTGATTTTTGAAGTTTGCAGTATCTTGACTGTCCATGTAAATGGGAAGGACATTTCTGGCAATGTCAGCTGTAGCTGCCTGCATTTGGTAGATCTTGCAGGGAGTGAAAGGGTTGACAGGTCAGAAGCCACGGGGGACAGATTGAAGGAGGCTCAGCATATTAACAAGTCACTGTCTTGCCTAGGGGATGTCATCACTGCCTTAGCTCAGAAGAATTCTCACATTCCCTACAGAAATAGCAAACTTACCCAATTGCTACAGAGTTCATTAGGTATATGGCTACATCTTGGAACATGCTCACCACATTCACTGGTCTAGCTATTGATATTAATACTACTGATCAACCAAGTGGTTGGTCACTTTTGATGTTATATGTCTTTTCTTTAAGTATCTTCTACATAATCAGCATCATAGTGTAAGTGCATGCAAAATCACTGATAATGAAGCAGTGCTTTCATTGGCTCCATCCTACCTTGTTATACATTGACGTTATATGCCCACTGTAATATCTTATAATATTGTTTTTGCATTGCCGATGACAGGGGGAAATGCAAAGACATTGATGTTAGCCCACATAAGTCCGGAGGGGGAATCTTATGTAGAAACTCTTAGCACACTGAAATTTGCCCAAAGGGCTTCTACTGTTGAACTTGGAACTGCTCATGCAAACAAAGAAAGCAATGATATAAGAGAGCTTAAAGAACAGGTAATTTTCCTGTTGCTTCCAATTGCATATTCAAGAGTTGTTGCTAGTTTCCTAAATCAACAATATAATTTGACCACCTTTACAATGTTGCATTTACACTTAAATTTATTATTTCATCACTTTATCTTTGTGTGAAACATTGGACTGAAGAATGGAAGACTTTGTCCTTACAGAATTTTGCATTTATCTCTGTTACTATTGTACATTGAATTTTTATTGCTCCAAATGCTTACATTTGATATGTATTTCATTTGCTTTACAAACAGAAGATAAGTATGTAAGATTCAACGTATTTTCAGGTAGAAACTCTCAAAAAGGCATTGGCAACCAAAGAATTTGAAAGATCGTCACTTAAACTGAAGGAAAATACAGTAACGAGTGAGAGAACAAAGCAACTCCCGCAGCGTACCCCACCAAGGCCGCGTAGGCTAAGTCTAGAGACTACTAGTAGTGAAAAGGGTAGCATACCAGGAAAGCCACCAAAATCACCTGTTTCAGCGATGACGTTCAACAGAGATCACGGGACAGCTCGTGACAAGGAGTGCCGTATTGATGGCTTCAACCGCACAAAGATCCACGGATCTGTAATACAGGTATATCTTGCTCTGAATAACTTCATAATGTTTGGTGATGTAACGACTGACCTTTTATCCTTCTTCCTCATTGTGATAAAAGATGTCCCCAACATTATCTGAAGAGCCAGTCGGACATGAGAATGAGAAGATAGTTACAACAGATGATATGGTTACCTCTTATCAACTACCCCCTGATGGTTATAATCAATACAAGCAGTCAGGTTTGGATACTCTCCAGAGAACACCATGCAGATCAAGGTACATGGGTGTGCAAGTGAGTCAGACGGAAGAACCTTCTGATGCCAAATTGGATAAAACAACCACAAGCAGCGTGGCGAAGAGAGGGTCACATTTAAGAAGATCCATTCAGAGCAGCATAGGGAAGTTGATTCATGGCTCTGAAAGAAGGTAGGTCCATTCAGAACAGCATATTAGTATGCACTTGCAAACGATTATAGATTGTAATTCTGCATGTGCACTAAGCTTTCTCTGCCGTTGACACACGTTGCAGGAATACTCCACATTCAGCCCAAGCAACTCCTGCCAAAATCACAACTAACGCAAATAATGACGGCGCATCTCCAATTACTACCAACGCGAGGTTAAGAAGAAGACAGTCACTAACAGGTCTCCCACCTCCATCGACGACCATGTCACGCAGATCGTCTCTAGGAGGAAAGTCGGATTCGAGTAAGTATCTGGATAAAGAAATTGTTGTTTTGCTCCTACTTCATATACTTAATATGTAATGATGGAGGCTGCCTTGTGCAGAGGAGTAATCAACTAAATTGTTACTAATGTTGTACCGTTTGATGAAAGGTGTACAAAATAGCCAAATCATTGCATGTGCTGCCAGCGCCAGAAATTACAAGCCACTGCCATTCTCCTGGGTTCGATGGCCTGAACAACATCAATGTGAATTCTCCATTCTTTCTTAACCAATCCTTTGCTTCCCAGGCCAAAACCACTATAACCCTCTTTTAGCTGCTTGCATTCTATTTCCTCATGGCTTCAGTAATCATTGGTTTTGATGCATATGCAATCAAAGAAATCATCAAGGATTCTTGCCATTGCTTTCTGAGCCTATAGGTCCCTTCCTGTCAGTATATTGTTCCTAGTTTTTAAAATTTTCCGAGTGAGCTGCTAGTTGATGCTTGGAACTGAATTTTACTTGTTCCCCACTGCAACTTTAAGAATGCAGCAAGTGGGAAACAGAGCTCTGCAGGAGAAAATGCCCAGTTAGATATAATTTTACTATAAATCCTGGTGTTGTATATAGTTTTATGATGATCCTAAGTTTTTACTGAAAGAGCTTCAACTTCCATTGCCAGGTTCAAGTGACAGAAAAGCCAAAACGCCACCTCTGATGAATTCAGCTGCGAAGGCAAAGAGATGGCTGTGAATCCTCAGTGAAAATCGTCAGAGATTTCCATCTCAAGCTGAGCATGAGTCCGCGATAGCTGCCGAGTTAGAGTCATCAGCTTCTGTCAAACCTTGATATTGCTGAAAAAGGAACACCAGGCGAGGGTTCGCAATGTTGAGAGAG
Coding sequences within:
- the LOC123077989 gene encoding kinesin-like protein KIN-14A isoform X1 is translated as MAEARRVSFRDGRFASRKTEEAAWRRHQAAAWLESMVGPFGLTHCPSEQEFVAALRNGIVLCKAINKIQPGVVPKVVANAPCDSQPSTAFQYFENIRNFLVAVQALKLPSFEASDLEKDNLDAGSVGKIVDCVNSLKSYQERKKCSGTYGPVKYMKSPLAPRSAIHVQSENVTLGSSTPQKCLDLTEIDAEGQSSQNVGPNMEEAIGKLQRIILDCMISCKENLNQDVLKKDPVTLVGTILSNQLEKEQFKPLLQLISPEGAATKNEPNQHIECSNSQNENRLRLLEAQESELLELKTMFQEVKVDFRSLQTQFQDDITELGHNIQGISKAALGYNQAVKENRNLYNMLQEVRGNIRVFCRIRPLMNSKSISSIEHVGNDGSIMVCDPYKPQTTRKIFQFNQIFGPTTTQDEIYRETQSLIRSVMDGYNVCILAYGQTGSGKTHTMCGPSGGLSSNDLGINYMALNDLFTISTSREDVKYDIRVQMVEIYNEQVRDLLSEDTSSTKLDIRSSSNGLFNLPDAKMCPVQSPSDVMTLMLLGEKHRASGPTAMNNRSSRSHSILTVHVNGKDISGNVSCSCLHLVDLAGSERVDRSEATGDRLKEAQHINKSLSCLGDVITALAQKNSHIPYRNSKLTQLLQSSLGGNAKTLMLAHISPEGESYVETLSTLKFAQRASTVELGTAHANKESNDIRELKEQVETLKKALATKEFERSSLKLKENTVTSERTKQLPQRTPPRPRRLSLETTSSEKGSIPGKPPKSPVSAMTFNRDHGTARDKECRIDGFNRTKIHGSVIQMSPTLSEEPVGHENEKIVTTDDMVTSYQLPPDGYNQYKQSGLDTLQRTPCRSRYMGVQVSQTEEPSDAKLDKTTTSSVAKRGSHLRRSIQSSIGKLIHGSERRNTPHSAQATPAKITTNANNDGASPITTNARLRRRQSLTGLPPPSTTMSRRSSLGGKSDSSVQNSQIIACAASARNYKPLPFSWVRWPEQHQCSSDRKAKTPPLMNSAAKAKRWL
- the LOC123077989 gene encoding kinesin-like protein KIN-14A isoform X2; this encodes MAEARRVSFRDGRFASRKTEEAAWRRHQAAAWLESMVGPFGLTHCPSEQEFVAALRNGIVLCKAINKIQPGVVPKVVANAPCDSQPSTAFQYFENIRNFLVAVQALKLPSFEASDLEKDNLDAGSVGKIVDCVNSLKSYQERKKCSGTYGPVKYMKSPLAPRSAIHVQSENVTLGSSTPQKCLDLTEIDAEGQSSQNVGPNMEEAIGKLQRIILDCMISCKENLNQDVLKKDPVTLVGTILSNQLEKEQFKPLLQLISPEGAATKNEPNQHIECSNSQNENRLRLLEAQESELLELKTMFQEVKVDFRSLQTQFQDDITELGHNIQGISKAALGYNQAVKENRNLYNMLQEVRGNIRVFCRIRPLMNSKSISSIEHVGNDGSIMVCDPYKPQTTRKIFQFNQIFGPTTTQDEIYRETQSLIRSVMDGYNVCILAYGQTGSGKTHTMCGPSGGLSSNDLGINYMALNDLFTISTSREDVKYDIRVQMVEIYNEQVRDLLSEDTSSTKLDIRSSSNGLFNLPDAKMCPVQSPSDVMTLMLLGEKHRASGPTAMNNRSSRSHSILTVHVNGKDISGNVSCSCLHLVDLAGSERVDRSEATGDRLKEAQHINKSLSCLGDVITALAQKNSHIPYRNSKLTQLLQSSLGGNAKTLMLAHISPEGESYVETLSTLKFAQRASTVELGTAHANKESNDIRELKEQVETLKKALATKEFERSSLKLKENTVTSERTKQLPQRTPPRPRRLSLETTSSEKGSIPGKPPKSPVSAMTFNRDHGTARDKECRIDGFNRTKIHGSVIQMSPTLSEEPVGHENEKIVTTDDMVTSYQLPPDGYNQYKQSGLDTLQRTPCRSRYMGVQVSQTEEPSDAKLDKTTTSSVAKRGSHLRRSIQSSIGKLIHGSERRNTPHSAQATPAKITTNANNDGASPITTNARLRRRQSLTGLPPPSTTMSRRSSLGGKSDSSSSDRKAKTPPLMNSAAKAKRWL